The genomic interval GTTTCATGGGACAAAAATAATACCTAGAACAGAATTATTTATCTAGTTTGTAAAAATGAAAATAACAAAAGCTCGTTTATAACTATGAAAGTTCAAATGTTCAAATGTTCAAATGTTCAAATGTTCAAATGTTCAAAATAGATTTCATTAAACACCTTTGAATTTTTTAGGGGATACAATAAAGTGTATCAAACGATGGAGAATATCCTGCCCATAATCCAAGCGCACCTCCTTGAATGTTTGTAGGTATTGATGTTGGAGCTGCAAATGGATTTCCTGCTGTTTGAAGTTGCATGTATTTCTTTTCTAAAAACTCGTAAACGTTTGCATCCATTGTGGAAAATTTAATCGCCACAGAATCGCCTTGCTTGTAATAACCTTTATCAGAGCTTGCTACTGTGTTATCATCCCAAGTAAAAGGGTTTTCGTAGAAAAAATTAAAGGTCTGACCATTGAAAAACTCATCATTAATTACGGGACTGAAAGTTGTTTTAAAGTTTGGGTCTTTCGTGGCGCCATCTACCATGTTAATACGTTTGACTTCCCATAGATAAGCATTGTATTCTCCTGCTGGGTCAGATAAGTTTGCCCAAGAATAGCCGTATCCTGGGTTTCCACCTGGATCTTGTTCCCAATAAACGGTATTTAGCGGTCTTGGATTTACGATTTGAGTAGAGGAAGTAAATGTTTCGCCATTCAATTCGACCTTTAAGGAATAGGTTTTACCAACTTGACCAAAAATAGCGGGATTGAAGGAGGAGTATGCACAGATATGATAGTTTGCCAATTCTGCTTCCGAAATTCCAAATAAAGCAGCTGCCATGGCTTCAGTTCCAGGAGGTAAATTATCTGAACAAATTTCATCTAATACAACTGTTGTGGTT from Fluviicola taffensis DSM 16823 carries:
- a CDS encoding DUF4249 domain-containing protein — translated: MEFRVLIVLFSFSAILSSCTKEVNIDIPGYEEKVVIDGRIETGMPPIVLISKTQDIYSPTTLDAFLNSFQSGAIVTVSDGTTTVVLDEICSDNLPPGTEAMAAALFGISEAELANYHICAYSSFNPAIFGQVGKTYSLKVELNGETFTSSTQIVNPRPLNTVYWEQDPGGNPGYGYSWANLSDPAGEYNAYLWEVKRINMVDGATKDPNFKTTFSPVINDEFFNGQTFNFFYENPFTWDDNTVASSDKGYYKQGDSVAIKFSTMDANVYEFLEKKYMQLQTAGNPFAAPTSIPTNIQGGALGLWAGYSPSFDTLYCIP